Part of the Kamptonema formosum PCC 6407 genome, ACATCCTCACACCGGACAGGTTGCTTAAGCACAGTTCCATTTGGATTTGTAACGGAGCTTGCCTCTTGCTAGTATGCTTGGAGGCGCGAGCGCAACCAGCCTAATGCAAATATATTGTTACCTTAAGGGATTTGCCAAAACACAAACCCCTAAAAACACTACTGGCATTTCCCAGCAGCTCTAAGAACGCGGCTAACCCTAGCACAACCCAAGGAGAAAGGAAAAAGGTAGCATCTGACCGCAGAAGCAACTAAGCACTCGCGATCGCGGCGCAAAGTACCAGTTTTCTAACTCCCCCAAACACACCAATGCACCCTAGATATCTCATACAGTTCCGATCTTAGGCATCTGCAAACCGCTAATTTCCCAGTAGCAGAGACCCCAGGATACTGTTGTCACTGAGTAGCGAACGGACTAGCAGCTCATAGACTTGCCACTGGCAGTCTCAGGCTAAGCCGAGTTTTACTCATATACTCCCACATTAACAAAATACTGCCAGCCGGCCAGATCCAATTGGTCGATGTGAAGCTTGATTTGCCCCTTCATGAAACTTACAGACTTTTCGCCACGAAAACCCACCCCTTCAGGGGTCGGGATGAGTAAATGCGGATGAGAGCCGCATTGCCATATTCTTTATATTCAAGTTACTGGGAACTCGTGACTTAAACTTTTATCAGCCGAAGCAAATCAAAAGAGTCAGGGTTGTCAAAAGAGCCGATGGCTTCTATTGCCAATTCCTAAATCAAAGACTCGTTCTTTTAACGGCATTGGTTGCACCTGGCTGCAAGCTGAATAAGTCTTTGATGACGTATATCAAGGGTAAATTCAATTTTTAAGACTTGTTAATAATTAGCTTTTTTTTGTTCACAAAAAGTGATAAGGAGGTAAAGCCTCTCCTAGTTGTATCTCCCAGTGGGGGCAAGTTTCTTGCAAAGTCTGATATCTTTCTAACAGTAAATATTCGTCTTGAAAGTTGACTAAAACATAAATCCGCCCTTCCCCATCTGCTGTTGGTTCCACTGTTGCAGATGGATAAGTTTCGCTAGCCAGCGTACAAGCTTTTTGCCACTCTGCTGCTTGGACTTCATTAAAATCTTGGATTTGTTGATATCGCTGCTTTTTAGCCAGAAAATACTGCCTTCCTCCTGTTTCCAAAGGTAATGGTTCCTCTGGCGGCAAAAGGGGGGTAAATTTTAAGCTATATTCGCCTTTTCCCTCAAGTTGTTCTAACTTTTCTAGGTATTGTTGACTATGAGATTTTAAATGTATCTGCAAGCTTTCTGTAGAGGCAAAGTAAGTCCCAAAGCGTAGGGGTAAAACAGACGTTTGACGAAATACTTGACAGATGACCCGATCGTGGGCTAAAACTGCCTGCATTAAGCGATCGCTGTCATCTTCAAAGGAGACTACAGATATTTCTGGCTCTACAAGTGCGGATAGGCTATCGCTACTAAAAATCTGAACTTCACCGGCAATTCCACTAGGTAAGTCCAGGGGCGTGAGAGGTGTTTTGAGTAGAGCGTAAGTGTGAAGGTTATACTGATGGGACTCCACAAGTTTATATTAATAGTTATGATATAATTTTAACACCTGCGGCAATCTGTGTCTAGTGATTTAGCAGACAAATTCTGGTAAGGTGGGCGCTGCTATCATTTAATTCGATTAGAATAGCATCGCATCAGGACACGCCCTACTATTAGAAATATAATAGGAGTTGTTTATGTCTTTTCTTCGCGCACGCGGTACTATCCGACCCAAAATTAGCACGATGCCTCGACCGAAGACGGAGGCTTCAATGCAGCTAGAGCTTTACAAGTTGGCGATGGAAAAGCAGCGGATTCAA contains:
- a CDS encoding GvpL/GvpF family gas vesicle protein, with the protein product MESHQYNLHTYALLKTPLTPLDLPSGIAGEVQIFSSDSLSALVEPEISVVSFEDDSDRLMQAVLAHDRVICQVFRQTSVLPLRFGTYFASTESLQIHLKSHSQQYLEKLEQLEGKGEYSLKFTPLLPPEEPLPLETGGRQYFLAKKQRYQQIQDFNEVQAAEWQKACTLASETYPSATVEPTADGEGRIYVLVNFQDEYLLLERYQTLQETCPHWEIQLGEALPPYHFL